The following DNA comes from Methanothermus fervidus DSM 2088.
CCTTGGAACAAAAGGCATTGCACGACCAATGTCATCTAAAGCATATAAAAAATCTTTATCTTATCAAATTGATGTTGCAATAGCACAAGGATTTGAAGAATTGTATTTTGTGCCAGGAAATATTGGTGAAAAAATTGCTTTAAATAAATTTAAAGTTGAAAAAGACAGAATTGTACAAACTAGTAACTTCATTGGTTATATGTTGAATGAAGCCTCTAAAAAAGGAGTAAAAAATATTGTACTGTTGGGGCATGCTGGAAAATTGGTGAAAATTGCTGGAGGAATATTTAATACACACAGTAAAGTTGCCGATGCTAGAAGGGAAATAATAGCTGCTTATGCAGCGTTAGCAGGGGCATCAAAAGTTCTTGTAAAGAAAATATTTAAATCTAAAACTACTGAAGAAATGATAAAATACTTAGAGAAAGCTGGAATCAGAGAAAAAGTTTTTAATTATATTGCAAAATCAATAAAGAAGAGATGCGAAGACAGATATCCATTAAAAGTCAAAGTTATAATAACAGACATGAAAGGAAGAGTTCTTAATAGTGTTAAGGGTGTGTAGATGAAAATATGTTTAATAGGTCAATATCCTCCACATGTTGGCGGAGTAGCTTCCCATGTTCATTTTTTATCAAACATGCTTAAAAACAAAGGTCATGAGGTATTTGTAATAACCTATCCACACAAAAACTTGAAATCTAATAATGTTAAGCAAGCTCCAACAATTAATATTAAAGGATTAAGAGGATTGATATTCACATTGACAGCAACGATTATGGCTCTCTATCTCATAGTGAAGGAAGATATTGATATAATACATTCACATTATCTATTGCCTCCTGGATTAGTAGGATATTTAGCATCTAAGATAACAGGTAAACCTCATTATGTAACTGTACATGGATCTGATGCTTTAATCTTATCATCTAACAGATTTTTAAGAATTTTGATTAAAATGATTTTACAAGATGCAGAAAATGTTCTAGTTGTTAGCAAAACATTAAAAAACAAAATTTTGGAAATTATAGAGGATGAAAAAAAAGTAGTAATAACAGGCAATGCTGTAGATTTAAAGACTTTTAATCCAAACATCAAAACAACATTTAAAGATGAATTAAAAATAAAAAAACCCATAATTTTATTTGTTGGGAATTTAGTACCTCAAAAAGGTTT
Coding sequences within:
- a CDS encoding cobalamin biosynthesis protein CbiD (COGs: COG1903 Cobalamin biosynthesis protein CbiD~InterPro IPR002748~KEGG: mth:MTH808 cobalt-precorrin-6A synthase~PFAM: cobalamin (vitamin B12) biosynthesis CbiD protein~SPTR: O26899 Putative cobalt-precorrin-6A synthase [deacetylating]~TIGRFAM: cobalamin biosynthesis protein CbiD~PFAM: CbiD~TIGRFAM: cobalamin biosynthesis protein CbiD), producing MNKSKIGITTGSAATAAATACILFLKKSKKPKIVNIDAPVGKLKIEIKSIKKISKNEAEALVVKKKYPDPDVTIGLEIGARVKLINENKIIIKGGKGVGIVTKPGLPVPVGEHAINPVPRKMIKKNLKKFLEQNEGAIVTIFVPKGKEVAQKTMNPKLGIKNGISILGTKGIARPMSSKAYKKSLSYQIDVAIAQGFEELYFVPGNIGEKIALNKFKVEKDRIVQTSNFIGYMLNEASKKGVKNIVLLGHAGKLVKIAGGIFNTHSKVADARREIIAAYAALAGASKVLVKKIFKSKTTEEMIKYLEKAGIREKVFNYIAKSIKKRCEDRYPLKVKVIITDMKGRVLNSVKGV
- a CDS encoding glycosyl transferase group 1 (COGs: COG0438 Glycosyltransferase~InterPro IPR001296~KEGG: msi:Msm_0836 glycosyl transferase family protein~PFAM: glycosyl transferase group 1~SPTR: A5ULG3 Glycosyltransferase, GT1 family~PFAM: Glycosyl transferases group 1), giving the protein MKICLIGQYPPHVGGVASHVHFLSNMLKNKGHEVFVITYPHKNLKSNNVKQAPTINIKGLRGLIFTLTATIMALYLIVKEDIDIIHSHYLLPPGLVGYLASKITGKPHYVTVHGSDALILSSNRFLRILIKMILQDAENVLVVSKTLKNKILEIIEDEKKVVITGNAVDLKTFNPNIKTTFKDELKIKKPIILFVGNLVPQKGLQYLLKAKKLVKTPSTLVIVGDGPCLNQLKKMVKEEKIKDVVFTGVRHDINNVMAAADLVVLPSISESFGLALLEAMACGKPVVATKVGGIKEIVTEDVGLLVNPRDPKALANAIDYILKNEKKKKEMGKNARKIAIKYSKIYVPYLGEKDEKGSNGRN